In the Quercus lobata isolate SW786 chromosome 5, ValleyOak3.0 Primary Assembly, whole genome shotgun sequence genome, one interval contains:
- the LOC115990833 gene encoding uncharacterized protein LOC115990833: protein MTELILVATTFSTAVATSARGLGHKVVTRKSRRCACKSWHSYITNYPNFISTRYLNNLCCDHGYIIHVPKNKTRALDSQVCTVSCDRTLEKISEFRIPFTFESGYAYLVGSCNGLLCLTDSWRYSLGNNAIYLLNPSIRKYKRLPGTCLSYSDCFELGFAYDFQNNDYKVVRISQPSSKHIFEEVAGQPKPSEMILSFDVNSEKFKELPLPKDDSFIRGGFETCLTMFKGKLALIQFGLVQQYGPHVMQYWVMREYGLPESWKKFCVVLVESPTNFVGFTKYGSLLFQTKSEPKKEDKFVLVDPKTQYKKDNIHLKYPLEVTLLNLATYMENITLLDEAKVVSY, encoded by the exons ATGCGCTTGCAAATCCTGGCACTCGTACATCACCAACTACCCCAATTTCATCTCCACCCGGTACCTGAATAACTTGTGCTGCGATCATGGTTATATCATACACGTGCCCAAGAACAAGACTAGGGCTCTTGACAGTCAAGTTTGTACAGTCTCTTGTGACCGCACTTTGGAAAAGATATCTGAGTTTAGAATTCCCTTCACTTTTGAGTCTGGGTATGCCTATTTAGTGGGTTCATGCAATGGCCTTTTGTGTCTCACTGATTCTTGGAGATACTCTTTGGGTAATAATGCTATATACTTGTTGAACCCTAGTATTAGAAAATATAAGAGGTTGCCTGGCACTTGTTTAAGCTACTCAGATTGTTTTGAACTTGGATTTGCGTACGATTTCCAAAATAATGACTATAAGGTTGTGAGGATTTCACAGCCTTCTTCCAAAC ATATTTTTGAAGAAGTGGCAGGACAACCAAAGCCTAGTGAAATGATATTGTCATTCGATGTCAATAGCGAGAAATTCAAAGAGCTACCACTCCCCAAAGACGATTCATTCATACGAGGCGGTTTTGAGACATGTCTTACGATGTTCAAGGGGAAACTAGCTTTGATTCAATTTGGACTTGTACAACAATATGGTCCACATGTCATGCAATATTGGGTGATGAGGGAGTATGGTCTGCCTGAATCTTGGAAGAAATTTTGTGTTGTTCTAGTTGAAAGTCCTACCAATTTCGTTGGTTTCACCAAGTATGGTTCACTTTTATTTCAAACCAAGAGTGAACCAAAGAAGGAAGATAAGTTTGTTTTAGTTGACCCCAAAACTCAATACAAAAAGGATAATATTCACCTTAAATACCCTTTAGAGGTAACTCTTTTAAATTTAGCTACTTACATGGAGAACATTACCTTACTTGATGAAGCAAAAGTAGTATCTTACTAA